AGTTCCGAGGCTGGTACCTTTATCCTCCGAAGTGATACTTCGGGACATCTTGCCGGGTTCTCACGCAGTAGGATACCCCTTCGCAGAACTAAAGTCTTGTATCCAGTCCAGTTTCATTAGCTGTGTATAGCTATCCATTACCTTTAAGGCTTTAGGTTTAAGAAATCATTGAGATCTTCACAGTTTGGATAAAGTTGACTTTCATCGATATATCTACGGCTTATTGATTTTGCGTACCGTAAGCATTTTTTTCCCGCTTTATTATTATCCAGGAACAGGTGAATAACTTCATATTGCTCCATCGCTGAACGGGCTTTTTCAAACATGGCTAGGCTATTCAGGATCACGAAATCCATATCCTGATTTAAGGGCTTCAGCACCAGATATGAAAGAAAATCAAAAAAGCCCTCTAGTACGGATACTTCTTTTGCTCCGCTGAGTATTGTGGTAAAGTCTTTTGGTGAACTGCTGCCCTTGAAATATTTGTTGCGCAACTCATAGCCTCCGGAATCGTTTTTAAAGCCGATGGCATAATAAATTTTAACGCCCACCTGATAACGTACTTCAGAGCAGTATTTCTCGGCTATATCGTAAGGTATTCCCCGTTCGGTCAAATAGTTTAACAGCGCATGGGAAGTTAGGACATGATCGCTTAGGATGGTAATAGGAAGATCATCCGGTTTCGGCTTTAAATGATCATCTTGTTT
This is a stretch of genomic DNA from Candidatus Pedobacter colombiensis. It encodes these proteins:
- a CDS encoding toprim domain-containing protein, with the translated sequence MSEENFSRITCADARNYDMVAYLSTLGIEPARIKGNNYWYHSPLREEKTPSFKINRKLNRWFDFGDGIGGNLIDFAIRYNNCTVKDFLLMLQTGNATFRKQDDHLKPKPDDLPITILSDHVLTSHALLNYLTERGIPYDIAEKYCSEVRYQVGVKIYYAIGFKNDSGGYELRNKYFKGSSSPKDFTTILSGAKEVSVLEGFFDFLSYLVLKPLNQDMDFVILNSLAMFEKARSAMEQYEVIHLFLDNNKAGKKCLRYAKSISRRYIDESQLYPNCEDLNDFLNLKP